A stretch of the Vigna radiata var. radiata cultivar VC1973A chromosome 9, Vradiata_ver6, whole genome shotgun sequence genome encodes the following:
- the LOC106773615 gene encoding TMV resistance protein N-like isoform X1, whose translation MESTSSSFLTSDPNFIYDVFINFGGEDVGRRFVSHLHSVLLQNQVKTLISQENLHEGMELEEQMRGIGGTKITIIVFSKSYAESACCLLELEKIIECHETFGQIVLPVFYEIDLFDILHQMFDFGQALEEAAHKSYSGEQVEHALCKWSRALTTAAGMTGWDVRKFRHDAELVDVIVNRIKTLLDYKDLFITKYPVGLESRVEEVIKCIENESSKVCMIGIWGMGGSGKTTIAKAIYNRIYRQFIGKSFIENIRYERYVTLQENLLSDVLKSKLEVNSVGMGRTMIQNGFSRKKLLIVLDDVSGFDQLENLYGSREWFGQGTVIIITTRNVSLWNRLEVNYVYQTHLLNENESLELFSWHTFRVAKPKKEWSLLARNVVVYCRGLPLALQCLSSCLCDRTIEVWESVLLKLQRIPPNELLSVLKISFEDLRDTEKDIFLDVCCFFIGKDRDYVTEILNGCGLHADIGITLLIERGLIKVEKNNKLQMYSLLQDMGREIIRQECPEKPGKRSRLWFQNDVEDVLKENTGTEAIKGLSLKHSRIRGCFEAHAFKEMKRLRLLQLDNVQLRGDCGHISKQLRWICWRGFPYRYIPKDFHLENLIAIDFKHSLLYLWEQRVVLERLKFLNLSHSKYLKETPDFSRLPSLEQLILKDCPRLLKVHSSIGDLSNIVLINLKDCRSLSYLPREMHKLRSLKTLIVSGCCSKLRPLEKI comes from the exons ATGGAGTCTACATCTTCATCCTTCCTAACATCAGATCCCAATTTCATATACGATGTGTTCATCAACTTTGGTGGAGAAGACGTCGGTAGAAGGTTTGTTTCTCATCTCCACTCTGTCCTTTTACAAAATCAAGTCAAAACTTTGATTAGCCAGGAGAATTTGCATGAGGGAATGGAGCTGGAAGAGCAGATGCGAGGCATAGGAGGCACTAAGATTACAATAATTGTTTTCTCCAAATCATACGCTGAATCTGCTTGCTGTCTTCTCGAGCTTGAAAAAATCATTGAATGCCACGAAACATTTGGCCAAATAGTTCTGCCCGTATTTTACGAGATTGACCTATTTGATATACTTCATCAGATGTTTGATTTTGGACAAGCGTTGGAAGAAGCTGCACACAAAAGCTATTCAGGAGAACAAGTGGAACATGCGTTGTGCAAGTGGAGCCGTGCACTCACCACAGCTGCGGGTATGACTGGTTGGGATGTCAGAAAATTCAG GCATGATGCTGAACTTGTAGACGTAATTGTTAACCGCATTAAGACATTACTGGACTACAAAGACTTGTTTATTACCAAATATCCAGTTGGATTAGAGTCCCGCGTGGAAGAAGTGATTAAATGTATTGAAAATGAATCCAGCAAAGTGTGTATGATAGGAATATGGGGAATGGGAGGATCAGGTAAAACGACCATAGCCAAAGCCATCTACAATCGAATTTATCGTCAATTCATTGGTAAGAGTTTTATTGAGAATATTCGTTATGAAAGGTATGTTACTTTGCAAGAAAATCTTCTTTCTGATGTCCTAAAATCCAAGTTGGAGGTGAATAGCGTTGGGATGGGAAGAACTATGATCCAGAATGGATTTTCTCGAAAAAAGTTGCTCATTGTGCTTGATGACGTGAGTGGCTTTGACCAATTGGAAAACCTATATGGGAGTCGTGAATGGTTCGGTCAAGGAACTGTGATAATCATTACAACTAGAAATGTTAGCCTGTGGAACCGACTCGAAGTTAATTATGTTTATCAAACGCATCTTTTGAACGAAAATGAGTCACTTGAGCTTTTTAGTTGGCATACCTTTAGAGTAGCAAAACCAAAAAAGGAATGGAGTTTACTCGCAAGGAACGTCGTTGTTTATTGTAGAGGACTACCGCTAGCTCTTCAGTGCCTTAGTTCTTGTTTATGTGATAGGACAATAGAAGTGTGGGAAAGTGTATTATTGAAACTACAAAGAATTCCCCCGAATGAACTTCTGAgtgtattaaaaataagttttgaagATTTACGTGATACGGAAAAGGATATATTTCTGGATGTATGTTGTTTCTTTATTGGCAAAGACAGAGATTATGTGACAGAGATATTAAATGGGTGTGGACTACATGCTGATATTGGAATAACACTTCTCATAGAGCGTGGCCTcataaaagttgaaaagaaCAACAAACTTCAAATGTATTCTTTGTTACAAGATATGGGAAGAGAAATTATTCGTCAGGAATGCCCAGAGAAACCAGGGAAAAGAAGTCGATTGTGGTTTCAGAATGACGTAGAAGATGTACTGAAAGAGAATACT GGGACAGAAGCTATCAAGGGATTGTCCCTGAAACATTCCAGGATTAGAGGTTGCTTTGAAGCTCATGCTTTCAAGGAAATGAAGAGACTAAGACTGCTACAACTTGATAATGTACAACTTAGGGGAGATTGTGGGCACATTTCTAAACAactgagatggatttgttggcGAGGCTTTCCTTATAGATACATTCCAAAGGACTTTCATTTGGAAAATTTAATTGCAATTGATTTTAAGCATAGTCTTCTCTATCTCTGGGAACAACGCGTG GTTTTAGAGCGGTTAAAATTTCTTAATCTTAGTCACTCCAAATACTTGAAAGAAACACCTGACTTTTCCAGACTACCAAGTCTTGAACAGCTCATTCTTAAAGATTGTCCAAGATTGCTCAAGGTACACTCATCCATTGGTGATCTCTCCAATATagtattaataaatttgaaggaTTGCAGAAGTCTAAGCTATCTCCCAAGAGAGATGCATAAGTTGAGATCTTTAAAAACTCTCATCGTATCTGGTTGTTGTTCGAAGCTTAGGCCATTGGAAAAGATATAA
- the LOC106773615 gene encoding TMV resistance protein N-like isoform X2, with the protein MFDFGQALEEAAHKSYSGEQVEHALCKWSRALTTAAGMTGWDVRKFRHDAELVDVIVNRIKTLLDYKDLFITKYPVGLESRVEEVIKCIENESSKVCMIGIWGMGGSGKTTIAKAIYNRIYRQFIGKSFIENIRYERYVTLQENLLSDVLKSKLEVNSVGMGRTMIQNGFSRKKLLIVLDDVSGFDQLENLYGSREWFGQGTVIIITTRNVSLWNRLEVNYVYQTHLLNENESLELFSWHTFRVAKPKKEWSLLARNVVVYCRGLPLALQCLSSCLCDRTIEVWESVLLKLQRIPPNELLSVLKISFEDLRDTEKDIFLDVCCFFIGKDRDYVTEILNGCGLHADIGITLLIERGLIKVEKNNKLQMYSLLQDMGREIIRQECPEKPGKRSRLWFQNDVEDVLKENTGTEAIKGLSLKHSRIRGCFEAHAFKEMKRLRLLQLDNVQLRGDCGHISKQLRWICWRGFPYRYIPKDFHLENLIAIDFKHSLLYLWEQRVVLERLKFLNLSHSKYLKETPDFSRLPSLEQLILKDCPRLLKVHSSIGDLSNIVLINLKDCRSLSYLPREMHKLRSLKTLIVSGCCSKLRPLEKI; encoded by the exons ATGTTTGATTTTGGACAAGCGTTGGAAGAAGCTGCACACAAAAGCTATTCAGGAGAACAAGTGGAACATGCGTTGTGCAAGTGGAGCCGTGCACTCACCACAGCTGCGGGTATGACTGGTTGGGATGTCAGAAAATTCAG GCATGATGCTGAACTTGTAGACGTAATTGTTAACCGCATTAAGACATTACTGGACTACAAAGACTTGTTTATTACCAAATATCCAGTTGGATTAGAGTCCCGCGTGGAAGAAGTGATTAAATGTATTGAAAATGAATCCAGCAAAGTGTGTATGATAGGAATATGGGGAATGGGAGGATCAGGTAAAACGACCATAGCCAAAGCCATCTACAATCGAATTTATCGTCAATTCATTGGTAAGAGTTTTATTGAGAATATTCGTTATGAAAGGTATGTTACTTTGCAAGAAAATCTTCTTTCTGATGTCCTAAAATCCAAGTTGGAGGTGAATAGCGTTGGGATGGGAAGAACTATGATCCAGAATGGATTTTCTCGAAAAAAGTTGCTCATTGTGCTTGATGACGTGAGTGGCTTTGACCAATTGGAAAACCTATATGGGAGTCGTGAATGGTTCGGTCAAGGAACTGTGATAATCATTACAACTAGAAATGTTAGCCTGTGGAACCGACTCGAAGTTAATTATGTTTATCAAACGCATCTTTTGAACGAAAATGAGTCACTTGAGCTTTTTAGTTGGCATACCTTTAGAGTAGCAAAACCAAAAAAGGAATGGAGTTTACTCGCAAGGAACGTCGTTGTTTATTGTAGAGGACTACCGCTAGCTCTTCAGTGCCTTAGTTCTTGTTTATGTGATAGGACAATAGAAGTGTGGGAAAGTGTATTATTGAAACTACAAAGAATTCCCCCGAATGAACTTCTGAgtgtattaaaaataagttttgaagATTTACGTGATACGGAAAAGGATATATTTCTGGATGTATGTTGTTTCTTTATTGGCAAAGACAGAGATTATGTGACAGAGATATTAAATGGGTGTGGACTACATGCTGATATTGGAATAACACTTCTCATAGAGCGTGGCCTcataaaagttgaaaagaaCAACAAACTTCAAATGTATTCTTTGTTACAAGATATGGGAAGAGAAATTATTCGTCAGGAATGCCCAGAGAAACCAGGGAAAAGAAGTCGATTGTGGTTTCAGAATGACGTAGAAGATGTACTGAAAGAGAATACT GGGACAGAAGCTATCAAGGGATTGTCCCTGAAACATTCCAGGATTAGAGGTTGCTTTGAAGCTCATGCTTTCAAGGAAATGAAGAGACTAAGACTGCTACAACTTGATAATGTACAACTTAGGGGAGATTGTGGGCACATTTCTAAACAactgagatggatttgttggcGAGGCTTTCCTTATAGATACATTCCAAAGGACTTTCATTTGGAAAATTTAATTGCAATTGATTTTAAGCATAGTCTTCTCTATCTCTGGGAACAACGCGTG GTTTTAGAGCGGTTAAAATTTCTTAATCTTAGTCACTCCAAATACTTGAAAGAAACACCTGACTTTTCCAGACTACCAAGTCTTGAACAGCTCATTCTTAAAGATTGTCCAAGATTGCTCAAGGTACACTCATCCATTGGTGATCTCTCCAATATagtattaataaatttgaaggaTTGCAGAAGTCTAAGCTATCTCCCAAGAGAGATGCATAAGTTGAGATCTTTAAAAACTCTCATCGTATCTGGTTGTTGTTCGAAGCTTAGGCCATTGGAAAAGATATAA
- the LOC106774163 gene encoding disease resistance protein TAO1-like, with translation MIGIWGMGGSGKTTIVKAIYNRIYRQFIGKSFIENIRHEGYIALQENLLSDVLKSKFKVKSVGMGRTMIQNRFSRKKLLIVLDDVNEFAKLENLCGSREWFGQGTVIIITTRDFQLLKQLRVNYVYKMHLLNENESLELFSWHAFRDAIPKKEWSELARNVVVYCGGLPLALEFLGSYLCDKTIEVWKSVLLKLQRIPPDELLSVLKISFEDLHDAEKNIFLDVCCFFIGKEREYVTEILNGCGLNADIGITVLIERGLIKVERNNKLQMHPLLQEMGREIIRQECPEKPGKRSRLWFQDDVEDVLKENTGTEAILSLKSDSSIGDCLESRAFKEMKRLRLLQLDHVQLSGDLGHISKQLRWICWRGFRYRYIPKNFHLENVIAIDLKRSLLHLVWQGRVVLERLKFLNLSHSKYLKETPDFSGLPSLEQLILKDCARLRKVHPSIGVLSNIRVINLEDCTSLRYLPREIYKLRSLKTLILSGCSNLRSREKI, from the exons ATGATAGGAATATGGGGAATGGGAGGATCAGGTAAAACAACCATAGTCAAAGCCATCTACAATCGAATTTATCGTCAATTCATTGGAAAGAGTTTTATTGAGAATATTCGTCATGAAGGGTATATTGCTTTGCAAGAAAATCTTCTTTCTGATGTCCTCAAATCCAAGTTCAAGGTGAAAAGCGTTGGGATGGGAAGAACTATGATCCAGAATAGATTTTCGCGAAAAAAGTTGCTCATTGTGCTTGATGATGTGAATGAGTTTGCCAAATTAGAAAACCTATGCGGGAGTCGTGAATGGTTCGGTCAAGGAACTGTGATAATCATTACTACTAGAGATTTTCAGTTGTTGAAACAACTCAgagttaattatgtttataaaatgCATCTTTTGAACGAAAATGAGTCACTTGAGCTTTTTAGTTGGCATGCATTTAGAGATGCAATACCTAAAAAAGAATGGAGTGAACTCGCAAGAAACGTCGTTGTTTATTGTGGAGGACTACCGCTAGCTCTTGAGTTCCTTGGTTCCTATTTATGTGATAAGACAATTGAAGTGTGGAAAAGTGTATTATTGAAACTACAAAGAATTCCCCCGGATGAACTTCTGAgtgtattaaaaataagttttgaagATTTACATGATGCGGAAAAGAATATATTTCTGGATGTATGTTGTTTCTTTATTGGCAAAGAAAGAGAGTATGTGACAGAGATATTAAATGGGTGTGGACTAAATGCTGATATTGGAATAACAGTTCTCATAGAGCGTGGCCTCATAAAAGTTGAAAGGAACAACAAACTTCAAATGCATCCTTTGTTACAAGAGATGGGAAGAGAAATTATTCGTCAAGAATGCCCAGAGAAACCGGGAAAAAGGAGTCGATTGTGGTTTCAGGATGACGTAGAAGATGTACTGAAAGAGAATACT GGGACAGAAGCTATATTGTCCCTGAAATCTGATTCCAGCATTGGAGATTGCTTGGAATCTCGTGCTTTCAAGGAAATGAAGAGACTAAGACTGCTACAACTTGATCATGTACAGCTTAGTGGAGATTTAGGGCACATTTCTAAACAACTAAGATGGATTTGTTGGCGAGGGTTTCGTTATAGATACATTCCAAAGAACTTTCATTTGGAAAATGTAATTGCAATTGATTTAAAACGTAGTCTTCTCCATCTGGTCTGGCAAGGACGCGTG GTTTTAGAGCGGTTAAAATTCCTTAATCTCAGTCACTCCAAGTACTTGAAAGAAACACCTGACTTTTCAGGACTACCAAGTCTTGAACAACTCATTCTAAAAGATTGTGCAAGATTGCGCAAGGTACACCCATCCATTGGTGTTCTGTCCAACATACGAGTAATAAATTTGGAGGACTGCACAAGTCTAAGATATCTCCCAAGAGAGATATATAAGTTGAGATCTTTAAAAACTCTCATCCTCTCTGGTTGTTCGAATCTTAGGTCACGGGAAAAGATATAA
- the LOC106774162 gene encoding disease resistance protein TAO1-like — protein MKRLRLLQLDDVKLIGDYGHIFKQLRWICWPGFPYKCIPKNFHLENVIAIDFKHSLLHLVWQGRVVLERLKFLNLSHSKYLIETPDFSGLPSLEQLILKDCPSLLQVHQSIADLSNIVLINLKDCTNLIYLPRKVYKLRSLKTLILSGCSKLRPLEKI, from the exons ATGAAGAGACTAAGACTGCTACAACTTGATGATGTAAAACTTATTGGAGATTATGGGCACATTTTTAAACAactgagatggatttgttggcCAGGCTTTCCATATAAATGCATTCCAAAGAACTTTCATTTGGAAAATGTAATTGCAATTGATTTCAAGCATAGTCTTCTCCATCTCGTCTGGCAAGGACGCGTG GTTTTAGAGCGGTTAAAATTCCTTAATCTTAGTCACTCCAAATACCTGATAGAAACACCTGACTTTTCAGGACTACCAAGTCTTGAACAACTCATTCTAAAAGATTGTCCAAGTTTGCTCCAGGTACACCAATCCATTGCTGATCTCTCCAATATAGTATTGATAAATTTGAAGGACTGTACAAATCTAATATATCTTCCAAGAAAGGTATATAAGTTGAGATCTTTAAAAACTCTCATCCTCTCTGGTTGTTCGAAGCTTAGGCCATTGGAAAAGATATAA